The following coding sequences are from one Pseudonocardia sp. EC080619-01 window:
- a CDS encoding aminotransferase class V-fold PLP-dependent enzyme, whose translation MTAALLRDTVATTRTTPAGALPRVVGADLTVPLVDGTHVRYCDLDSAASAPALEAVAAHVAEVLPRYGSVHRGAGWTSRVCTSLVEQARTDVARFVRARPGDVAVFTRNTTDALGLLARAVPGPVVTLDLEHHATLLAWRHSEHRVVRAGRTVAAALDALRAELTARPDAALVAVTGASNVTGELLPVADIAAIAHAAGARVCVDAAQLAPHRRVDLAGWGADYVALSGHKLYAPYGAGVLVGRRDWLDAAEPHLAGGGAVRSVAVDGDTTRTEWLPAPQRHEGGTPNVLGAAALGAACRELEPLIDDVVPAHERALAQRLRAGLATVPGLRTLSAFDDAGDRTATVSFTLGDLPAGLVAAALSAEHGIGVRDGRFCAHPLLDRLTGGDAVRASLGLRTTADDVDRLVGALDRLARRGPSWTYAIVDGRWAPTPDPRPELPC comes from the coding sequence ATGACCGCTGCCCTGCTGCGCGACACCGTCGCCACCACCCGTACTACGCCCGCCGGCGCGCTGCCGCGCGTCGTCGGCGCCGACCTGACCGTCCCCCTGGTCGACGGCACCCACGTCCGCTACTGCGACCTCGACTCCGCCGCGTCGGCGCCCGCGCTCGAGGCGGTCGCCGCACACGTCGCCGAGGTGCTGCCCCGCTACGGCAGCGTGCACCGCGGCGCGGGCTGGACCTCGCGGGTCTGCACCTCCCTGGTGGAGCAGGCCCGCACCGACGTCGCGCGGTTCGTCCGGGCCCGCCCCGGCGACGTCGCCGTGTTCACCCGGAACACCACCGACGCGCTCGGCCTGCTCGCCCGCGCCGTCCCCGGCCCCGTCGTGACCCTCGATCTCGAGCACCACGCGACGCTGCTGGCCTGGCGGCACTCCGAGCACCGCGTCGTCCGCGCCGGGCGGACCGTCGCCGCCGCCCTGGACGCGCTGCGTGCCGAGCTCACCGCGCGGCCGGACGCGGCGCTGGTCGCCGTGACCGGCGCGTCCAACGTGACCGGTGAGCTGCTGCCGGTCGCCGACATCGCCGCGATCGCGCACGCGGCGGGCGCCCGGGTCTGCGTCGACGCCGCCCAGCTCGCCCCGCACCGGCGGGTCGATCTCGCGGGCTGGGGCGCGGACTACGTCGCGCTGTCCGGGCACAAGCTCTACGCCCCCTACGGCGCCGGTGTCCTGGTCGGACGCCGGGACTGGCTCGACGCCGCCGAACCGCACCTGGCCGGGGGCGGCGCGGTCCGCTCGGTCGCGGTCGACGGCGACACCACCCGTACGGAGTGGCTGCCCGCGCCGCAGCGGCACGAGGGCGGCACGCCGAACGTGCTGGGTGCGGCGGCGCTGGGCGCGGCCTGCCGGGAGCTCGAGCCGCTGATCGACGACGTCGTCCCGGCGCACGAGCGGGCGCTCGCGCAGCGGCTGCGGGCCGGTCTCGCCACGGTGCCGGGTCTGCGGACCCTGTCCGCGTTCGACGACGCCGGCGACCGGACCGCCACCGTCTCCTTCACCCTGGGCGACCTGCCGGCCGGGCTGGTCGCGGCGGCGCTCTCGGCGGAGCACGGGATCGGCGTGCGTGACGGCCGGTTCTGCGCGCACCCGCTGCTGGACAGGCTCACCGGGGGCGACGCGGTCCGCGCCTCGCTCGGGCTGCGCACGACCGCGGACGACGTCGACCGGCTGGTCGGGGCGCTGGACCGGCTGGCGCGGCGGGGGCCGTCCTGGACCTACGCGATCGTCGACGGCCGGTGGGCGCCGACGCCGGACCCGCGCCCGGAACTCCCCTGCTGA
- the recO gene encoding DNA repair protein RecO, whose product MAQLYRDTGLVLRVQKLGEADRIVTMLTKQRGKIRVVAKGVRRTRSRWGARLEPFNHVDVQCYTGRTLDVVTQAQTVDAFAPAVVADWSAYSCGCAILETADRLVSEEGEPALRVYLLLLGATRALADGVREPALVLDAFLLRAMSHAGWAPSLSECARCATPGPHRAFTVAGGGMVCPRCRPPGSVTPATETVSLLEALLHGDWATADASATPNRREASGLVAAHLQWHLERQLRSLPLVDRRARTREPEPAVPAGPETPDAATD is encoded by the coding sequence ATGGCCCAGCTCTACCGCGACACCGGTCTGGTGCTGCGCGTGCAGAAGCTCGGCGAGGCCGACCGGATCGTCACCATGCTGACGAAGCAGCGGGGCAAGATCCGGGTCGTCGCGAAGGGCGTCCGGCGCACCCGGTCCCGGTGGGGGGCGCGGCTGGAGCCGTTCAACCACGTCGACGTGCAGTGCTACACCGGCCGCACCCTCGACGTCGTCACCCAGGCGCAGACCGTCGACGCGTTCGCGCCCGCCGTCGTCGCGGACTGGTCGGCGTACTCGTGCGGCTGCGCGATCCTGGAGACCGCGGACCGGCTGGTGTCCGAGGAGGGCGAGCCCGCGCTGCGGGTGTACCTGCTGCTGCTCGGGGCGACGCGGGCGCTGGCCGACGGCGTCCGGGAACCCGCGCTGGTGCTCGACGCGTTCCTGCTGCGCGCGATGAGCCACGCCGGATGGGCGCCGTCGCTGTCGGAGTGCGCCCGGTGCGCGACGCCCGGGCCGCACCGGGCCTTCACCGTCGCCGGGGGCGGAATGGTGTGCCCGCGCTGCCGCCCGCCCGGCTCGGTCACCCCGGCGACGGAGACCGTGTCCCTGCTCGAGGCCCTGCTGCACGGTGACTGGGCGACCGCCGACGCCTCGGCGACGCCGAACCGGCGGGAGGCGAGCGGGCTGGTGGCCGCGCACCTGCAGTGGCACCTGGAACGGCAGCTGCGATCCCTGCCGCTGGTCGACCGCCGGGCCCGCACGCGGGAGCCGGAACCGGCCGTCCCCGCCGGTCCGGAGACCCCGGACGCCGCAACCGACTGA
- a CDS encoding DUF2795 domain-containing protein has protein sequence MTARTTTPDAVHAALDGVTFPAGKDELAAGAERNGADARTTEAIRAVPAEDYRSAADVVAAVDTADESEEETEQLRKQRRTEHTHGGLSEATKDVDPVNPIEEELGTNRKK, from the coding sequence ATGACCGCCCGCACGACCACCCCCGACGCCGTCCACGCCGCCCTGGACGGGGTGACGTTCCCGGCAGGCAAGGACGAGCTGGCCGCCGGCGCCGAGCGCAACGGCGCCGACGCCCGCACGACCGAGGCGATCCGCGCCGTGCCGGCCGAGGACTACCGGTCCGCCGCCGACGTCGTCGCCGCGGTCGACACCGCCGACGAGTCCGAGGAGGAGACCGAGCAGCTCCGCAAGCAGCGGCGGACCGAGCACACCCACGGCGGACTGTCCGAGGCCACCAAGGACGTCGACCCGGTCAACCCGATCGAGGAGGAGCTGGGCACCAACCGCAAGAAGTGA
- the ybeY gene encoding rRNA maturation RNase YbeY: MSIEVVNESGIAIDEAQIVSVARYALDAMKVNPAAELAITAVALDAMEELHVRWMDEPGPTDVMAFPMDSLADDGRRPDAPDLGPALLGDVVLCPAFARDQARKAGHTLADELHLLTVHGILHLLGYDHLEPDDEREMFALQNRLLVRWNDDRAKVRARDAQRRSDDRLMGAAGFEDEQGR, from the coding sequence GTGAGCATCGAGGTCGTCAACGAGTCCGGGATCGCGATCGACGAGGCACAGATCGTGTCGGTCGCCCGGTACGCGCTGGACGCGATGAAGGTGAACCCGGCCGCTGAGCTGGCGATCACCGCAGTCGCTCTGGACGCGATGGAGGAACTGCACGTCCGCTGGATGGACGAGCCGGGCCCGACGGACGTCATGGCGTTCCCGATGGACTCGCTCGCCGACGACGGCCGCCGCCCGGACGCCCCCGATCTCGGGCCCGCGCTGCTGGGCGACGTCGTCCTCTGCCCGGCGTTCGCCCGCGACCAGGCCCGCAAGGCCGGGCACACCCTGGCCGACGAGCTGCACCTCCTCACCGTGCACGGGATCCTGCACCTGCTCGGCTACGACCACCTCGAGCCGGACGACGAGCGCGAGATGTTCGCGCTGCAGAACCGGTTGCTGGTCCGCTGGAACGACGACCGGGCGAAGGTCCGGGCCCGTGACGCCCAGCGCCGCAGCGACGACCGCCTGATGGGCGCCGCCGGCTTCGAGGACGAACAGGGCCGGTGA
- a CDS encoding Fur family transcriptional regulator, producing MTDQAVQDGPTRSTAGPRGIRATRQRAAVTALLDRIEDFRSAQEIHEELRRTGEGIGLTTVYRTLQTLAEGGEVDVLRTASGEAVYRRCETEHHHHHLVCRRCGAAVEIEGPAVESWTQSVAEQHGFTEVSHTLEIFGLCGRCTAARES from the coding sequence GTGACGGACCAGGCGGTGCAGGACGGGCCGACGCGGTCGACAGCCGGTCCGCGCGGCATCCGGGCGACCCGGCAACGCGCCGCGGTGACGGCGCTGCTCGACCGGATCGAGGACTTCCGGTCCGCCCAGGAGATCCACGAGGAGCTCCGCCGCACCGGCGAGGGCATCGGCCTGACCACGGTCTACCGGACCCTGCAGACGCTCGCCGAGGGCGGCGAGGTCGACGTGCTGCGGACCGCGTCCGGCGAGGCCGTCTACCGCCGGTGCGAGACCGAGCACCACCACCATCACCTGGTGTGCCGCCGGTGCGGCGCCGCCGTCGAGATCGAGGGCCCCGCCGTCGAGTCGTGGACCCAGTCCGTCGCCGAGCAGCACGGCTTCACCGAGGTGTCGCACACCCTGGAGATCTTCGGGCTGTGCGGGCGCTGCACCGCCGCACGCGAGTCCTGA
- the era gene encoding GTPase Era, whose product MTVPQPAGTFRSGFACFVGRPNAGKSTLTNALVGQKVAITSSRPQTTRHTIRGIVHRPDAQIVLVDTPGLHRPRTLLGSRLNDLVRETWAEVDVVGFCVPANEKVGKGDRFIAEELRKIATHTPVVAVVTKTDLARPEQVAERLTEVSGLMDFAEIVPTSAQSGYQVQLLADLLVARLPEGPQLYPDGDLTDEPEDVLVAELVREAALEGVRDELPHSIAVVVEETIAKKDLLEIYAIIYVERSSQKGIVIGRGGARLKQVGTDARRQIEKLLGTRVHLDLHVKIAEDWQRDPKQLRKLGF is encoded by the coding sequence GTGACCGTCCCCCAGCCCGCCGGGACCTTCCGCTCCGGCTTCGCCTGCTTCGTGGGCCGGCCCAACGCCGGCAAGTCCACGCTGACCAACGCGCTGGTCGGCCAGAAGGTCGCGATCACCTCGTCGCGGCCACAGACCACCCGGCACACGATCCGCGGGATCGTGCACCGCCCGGACGCCCAGATCGTCCTGGTCGACACCCCCGGCCTGCACCGGCCGCGCACGCTGCTCGGGTCCCGGCTGAACGACCTGGTGCGCGAGACCTGGGCCGAGGTCGACGTCGTCGGGTTCTGCGTCCCGGCGAACGAGAAGGTCGGCAAGGGCGACCGGTTCATCGCCGAGGAGCTGCGGAAGATCGCGACGCACACGCCGGTGGTCGCGGTCGTCACCAAGACCGACCTGGCCCGCCCGGAGCAGGTCGCGGAGCGGCTCACCGAGGTCTCCGGGCTGATGGACTTCGCCGAGATCGTCCCGACCAGCGCGCAGTCCGGCTACCAGGTGCAGCTGCTGGCGGACCTGCTGGTCGCGCGGCTGCCGGAGGGCCCGCAGCTCTACCCGGACGGCGACCTGACCGACGAGCCGGAGGACGTGCTCGTCGCCGAGCTCGTGCGGGAGGCCGCGCTGGAGGGCGTGCGGGACGAGCTCCCGCACTCGATCGCCGTCGTCGTCGAGGAGACGATCGCGAAGAAGGACCTCCTGGAGATCTACGCGATCATCTACGTGGAGCGGTCCAGCCAGAAGGGCATCGTGATCGGCCGCGGCGGCGCCCGGCTCAAGCAGGTCGGCACCGACGCCCGCCGGCAGATCGAGAAGCTGCTGGGCACCCGGGTGCACCTGGACCTGCACGTGAAGATCGCGGAGGACTGGCAGCGGGATCCCAAGCAGCTGCGCAAGCTGGGCTTCTGA
- the lhgO gene encoding L-2-hydroxyglutarate oxidase gives MTGLPATPSHDLVVVGGGIVGLATAYAATRSGLSVAVVERESRLANHQTGNNSNVIHSGLYYAPGGYKARLAVAGCAETVAFCREHDLPHQVCGKLVVATEPEELPRLDELARRGAANGVENHRLDENGIRDYEPDVRGLAALWVPSTGICDYRSVAEKLGELIEKNGGEVHLGRTVTGFARRPSDVVVRTDRGDLLGSRVVVCGGLRCDELATLAGADPGVRIVPFRGEYSGFSEQAASLVRGLIYPVPDPAFPFLGVHATRGIDGHVHAGPNAVLAMAREGYSWGTVKPKELLGTLTYPGMIKVAQKHWRYGIGEVRRSLSKEAMVRQIRRMLPDVRAEDLHPAGAGVRAQAVKADGTLVDDFLFLDQPGPAGTGGAGSILHVLNAPSPAATAALPIGREILDRLGAS, from the coding sequence GTGACGGGGCTGCCCGCGACGCCGTCGCACGACCTGGTGGTCGTCGGCGGGGGGATCGTCGGGCTGGCCACCGCCTACGCCGCGACGCGGTCCGGGCTGTCGGTCGCCGTCGTCGAGCGGGAGTCCCGCCTCGCGAACCACCAGACCGGCAACAACTCCAACGTCATCCACTCCGGGCTCTACTACGCGCCCGGCGGGTACAAGGCACGCCTCGCCGTCGCCGGGTGCGCGGAGACGGTCGCGTTCTGCCGTGAGCACGACCTGCCGCACCAGGTGTGCGGGAAGCTCGTCGTCGCCACCGAGCCCGAGGAGCTGCCGCGGCTCGACGAGCTCGCCCGCCGCGGCGCGGCCAACGGCGTCGAGAACCACCGCCTCGACGAGAACGGGATCCGGGACTACGAGCCCGACGTCCGCGGGCTCGCCGCGCTGTGGGTGCCCTCCACCGGCATCTGCGACTACCGCTCGGTCGCCGAGAAGCTCGGCGAGCTGATCGAGAAGAACGGCGGCGAGGTGCACCTGGGCCGCACGGTGACGGGGTTCGCGCGCCGGCCGTCCGACGTCGTCGTCCGCACCGACCGCGGCGACCTGCTCGGCTCGCGGGTCGTGGTCTGCGGCGGGCTGCGCTGCGACGAGCTCGCGACGCTGGCCGGGGCCGACCCGGGCGTGCGGATCGTGCCGTTCCGCGGGGAGTACTCGGGCTTCTCCGAGCAGGCGGCCTCGCTGGTCCGCGGCCTGATCTACCCGGTTCCGGACCCGGCGTTCCCGTTCCTCGGGGTGCACGCGACCCGCGGCATCGACGGCCACGTGCACGCCGGCCCGAACGCCGTGCTAGCCATGGCCCGCGAGGGCTACTCCTGGGGCACGGTCAAGCCGAAGGAGCTGCTCGGCACGCTCACCTACCCGGGCATGATCAAGGTCGCGCAGAAGCACTGGCGGTACGGGATCGGCGAGGTCCGGCGCTCGCTCTCGAAGGAGGCGATGGTCCGCCAGATCCGGCGGATGCTGCCCGACGTGCGGGCCGAGGACCTGCATCCCGCCGGCGCCGGTGTCCGTGCCCAGGCGGTGAAGGCCGACGGGACCCTGGTCGACGACTTCCTGTTCCTCGACCAGCCGGGCCCGGCCGGCACCGGCGGTGCGGGCTCGATCCTGCACGTGCTGAACGCGCCGTCCCCGGCGGCGACGGCGGCCCTGCCGATCGGGCGCGAGATCCTGGACAGGCTGGGCGCGTCGTGA
- a CDS encoding antibiotic biosynthesis monooxygenase — translation MLLVCRFSVSPAGAAGFTARAARALELLAAQRGYRGGEVGRAIEDPEQWVLTVRFDSVDAYRRALGPFAVREHVHPLLAEADTTTEATYETRISAPPGTTVTHHPSLLTD, via the coding sequence GTGCTGCTGGTCTGCCGGTTCTCCGTGTCGCCCGCCGGTGCCGCCGGCTTCACCGCCCGGGCCGCCAGGGCCCTCGAGCTGCTGGCCGCCCAGCGGGGGTACCGCGGCGGTGAGGTGGGCCGGGCGATCGAGGACCCGGAACAGTGGGTGCTGACCGTCCGGTTCGACTCGGTCGACGCCTACCGCCGCGCCCTGGGCCCGTTCGCGGTCCGGGAACACGTGCACCCGCTGCTGGCCGAGGCGGACACGACCACCGAGGCGACCTACGAGACCCGCATCTCGGCACCCCCCGGCACGACGGTCACCCACCACCCGAGCCTCCTGACCGACTGA
- a CDS encoding helix-turn-helix transcriptional regulator, which translates to MSAATEATRAPDDHSGDHHPAPEPGPVRDQRTLAAAGDLLRALAAPVRIAIVLQLLEHSRCVHDLVDALGVAQPLISQHLRVLKSAGVVEGERKGREVLYSLVDDHLAHIVVDAVAHVEEGP; encoded by the coding sequence ATGTCAGCCGCGACGGAGGCGACCCGGGCCCCCGACGACCACTCCGGGGACCACCACCCCGCGCCCGAGCCGGGCCCCGTCCGTGACCAACGCACCCTGGCCGCCGCGGGCGACCTGCTGCGGGCGCTGGCCGCGCCGGTCCGGATCGCGATCGTCCTGCAGCTCCTGGAACACTCGCGCTGCGTCCACGACCTGGTCGACGCGCTGGGTGTCGCCCAGCCGCTGATCAGCCAGCACCTGCGGGTGCTCAAGTCGGCGGGCGTGGTCGAGGGTGAGCGCAAGGGACGCGAGGTGCTCTACTCGCTGGTGGACGATCATCTCGCGCACATCGTGGTGGACGCGGTGGCACACGTGGAGGAGGGCCCGTGA
- a CDS encoding isoprenyl transferase, translating into MPFQPPPPHPSGARPPAIPPELVPRHVALVMDGNGRWANARGLPRTEGHKRGEASLMDVARGCIDIGVTWLSAYAFSTENWRRSPDEVRFLMGFNRDVIRRRVDEMHEMGVRVRWAGRRPRLWRSVIKELEVAEERTKHNDVLNLTMCVNYGGRAEIVDSVRHLARLAAEGKIKPDKIDERMLARHLDEPDMPDVDLFVRSSGEQRTSNFLLWQSAYAEMVFLDTLFPDFDRRHIWEAIEIYARRDRRFGGAVDSAGAS; encoded by the coding sequence GTGCCGTTCCAGCCCCCACCGCCGCACCCGTCCGGTGCACGGCCCCCGGCGATCCCACCGGAGCTGGTGCCGCGCCACGTCGCCCTCGTGATGGACGGCAACGGCCGCTGGGCCAACGCCCGCGGCCTGCCCCGCACGGAGGGGCACAAGCGCGGCGAGGCGTCCCTGATGGACGTCGCCCGCGGCTGCATCGACATCGGGGTGACGTGGCTGTCGGCCTACGCCTTCTCCACCGAGAACTGGCGCCGCAGCCCCGACGAGGTCCGGTTCCTGATGGGGTTCAACCGCGACGTCATCCGCCGCCGGGTCGACGAGATGCACGAGATGGGTGTGCGGGTCCGCTGGGCGGGCCGCCGCCCGCGGCTCTGGCGCTCGGTCATCAAGGAGCTCGAGGTCGCGGAGGAGCGGACGAAGCACAACGACGTCCTCAACCTCACGATGTGTGTGAACTACGGCGGCCGCGCCGAGATCGTCGACTCGGTCCGGCACCTCGCGCGGCTCGCGGCCGAGGGGAAGATCAAACCGGACAAGATCGACGAGCGGATGCTCGCGCGGCACCTCGACGAGCCGGACATGCCCGACGTCGACCTGTTCGTGCGGTCGTCGGGGGAACAGCGGACGTCGAACTTCCTGCTCTGGCAGTCCGCCTACGCCGAGATGGTCTTCCTGGACACGCTGTTCCCGGACTTCGACCGCAGGCACATCTGGGAGGCGATCGAGATCTACGCGCGCAGGGACCGCCGCTTCGGCGGCGCCGTCGACAGTGCGGGGGCGTCATGA
- a CDS encoding hemolysin family protein — MTTVWLIVTTILLVLLAGVFAAADSALMSISRARVDAVVRAGRAGGRALSAVVADRPRHVNLLMLLRVTCETVAVVLLAVALAPLFSAPWIGLVLTGVIMVLASYVLIGVGPRTLGRQHPYRIGLLLAAPIRALGTVLSPLASLLILIGNAITPGPGFREGPFSTEVELRELVDMASNRGVVDEGERKMIHSVFELGETPVREIMVPRPDVIWTERDTPVDKVLRLALKSGYSRIPVLGEGIDDVIGVAYLKDLVRARDDAQFRGAPQKSLVEIIRPAAFVPDSKRSDELMREMQRTRNHMAVVVDEYGGTAGVVTIEDILEEIVGEITDEYDTEEVPEVSELPEGAFRVAARVPVEDLEELFSGRFRGTPREDELREALEAADVDTVGGLLAQRLGKVPLPGATAEVEGLLRLEGEGGKDARGRIRITSVLVSPLVPAEDDDADDTGGSGTGGPDGDVPDPVAGDPTEHTGDAARRA, encoded by the coding sequence GTGACCACCGTCTGGCTGATCGTCACGACGATCCTGCTCGTACTGCTGGCCGGGGTGTTCGCCGCCGCGGACTCGGCCCTGATGTCGATCTCGCGGGCCCGGGTGGACGCCGTCGTCCGGGCCGGGCGTGCCGGTGGCCGGGCGCTCAGCGCCGTCGTCGCCGACCGTCCGCGGCACGTCAACCTGCTGATGCTGCTGCGGGTGACCTGCGAGACGGTCGCCGTCGTCCTGCTGGCGGTCGCGCTGGCCCCGCTGTTCTCCGCGCCGTGGATCGGCCTGGTGCTCACCGGCGTGATCATGGTGCTGGCCAGCTACGTCCTGATCGGCGTGGGCCCGCGGACGCTCGGGCGTCAGCACCCGTACCGGATCGGGCTGCTGCTCGCCGCCCCGATCCGCGCGCTCGGCACGGTGCTCTCGCCGCTGGCGTCGCTGCTGATCCTCATCGGCAACGCGATCACGCCGGGCCCCGGCTTCCGGGAGGGCCCGTTCTCGACCGAGGTCGAGCTGCGCGAGCTGGTCGACATGGCCAGCAACCGCGGCGTCGTCGACGAGGGCGAGCGCAAGATGATCCACTCGGTGTTCGAGCTGGGGGAGACCCCGGTCCGGGAGATCATGGTGCCGCGCCCGGACGTGATCTGGACCGAGCGCGACACCCCGGTCGACAAGGTGCTGCGGCTCGCGCTGAAGAGCGGCTACTCCCGCATCCCGGTGCTCGGCGAGGGCATCGACGACGTCATCGGCGTCGCCTACCTCAAGGACCTGGTGCGGGCCCGCGACGACGCGCAGTTCCGCGGCGCCCCGCAGAAGTCGCTGGTCGAGATCATCCGACCGGCCGCGTTCGTGCCGGACTCCAAGCGCAGCGACGAGCTGATGCGCGAGATGCAGCGCACCCGCAACCACATGGCCGTCGTCGTCGACGAGTACGGCGGCACGGCCGGTGTCGTCACGATCGAGGACATCCTCGAGGAGATCGTCGGCGAGATCACCGACGAGTACGACACCGAGGAGGTCCCGGAGGTCTCCGAGCTCCCCGAGGGGGCGTTCCGGGTCGCCGCCCGGGTGCCGGTCGAGGACCTCGAGGAGCTCTTCTCCGGCCGGTTCCGCGGCACCCCGCGGGAGGACGAGCTGCGTGAGGCGCTGGAGGCGGCCGACGTCGACACGGTCGGTGGCCTGCTCGCCCAGCGGCTCGGCAAGGTCCCCCTGCCGGGGGCGACCGCCGAGGTCGAGGGCCTTCTGCGGCTGGAGGGCGAGGGCGGCAAGGACGCGCGCGGCCGCATCCGGATCACCTCGGTGCTGGTCAGCCCGCTGGTCCCGGCCGAGGACGACGACGCCGACGACACGGGTGGATCCGGCACCGGCGGTCCCGACGGCGACGTCCCCGACCCGGTCGCCGGCGACCCGACCGAGCACACCGGCGACGCCGCACGCCGCGCATGA
- a CDS encoding PhoH family protein, translating to MTGTEPGPASRTDLRSDTDQGGTVRSRMAVPDTALLALLGSRDESLRAAEEELVADVHVRGNELTLSGEPADVAFAERVFAELITLAERGQLVGADTVRRTVSMLSDAEAPTRDRIGESPAEVLSLDILSRRGKTIRPKTLNQKRYVDAIDSHTIVFGIGPAGTGKTYLAMAKAVQALQAKQVNRIILTRPAVEAGERLGYLPGTLFEKIDPYLRPLYDALHDMIDPESIPKLMAAGTIEVAPLAYMRGRTLNDAFIILDEAQNTTPEQMKMFLTRLGFGSKIVVTGDITQVDLPGSSRSGLAVVQDILDGVDDVHFSHLDSADVVRHRLVSDIVDAYARFDAVSERRAAVGGGNGAPRNGPPTRHGGRRR from the coding sequence TTGACCGGCACCGAACCCGGCCCCGCATCCCGGACCGACCTGCGGTCCGACACCGATCAGGGCGGGACCGTCCGGTCGAGGATGGCCGTGCCGGACACCGCCCTGCTCGCACTCCTCGGTTCCCGCGACGAGAGCCTGCGTGCCGCGGAGGAGGAGCTGGTCGCCGACGTCCACGTGCGCGGCAACGAGCTGACCCTCTCCGGGGAACCGGCCGACGTCGCGTTCGCCGAGCGGGTCTTCGCCGAGCTCATCACGCTCGCCGAGCGTGGCCAGCTGGTCGGCGCCGACACCGTGCGGCGCACCGTGTCGATGCTGTCCGACGCGGAGGCCCCCACGCGCGACCGGATCGGCGAGTCCCCGGCCGAGGTCCTCAGCCTCGACATCCTGTCCCGGCGCGGGAAGACGATCCGGCCGAAGACGCTCAACCAGAAGCGCTACGTCGACGCCATCGACTCGCACACGATCGTCTTCGGGATCGGCCCGGCGGGTACCGGCAAGACGTACCTCGCGATGGCGAAGGCCGTCCAGGCGCTGCAGGCCAAGCAGGTCAACCGGATCATCCTGACCCGGCCGGCCGTCGAGGCGGGTGAGCGGCTCGGCTACCTGCCCGGCACGCTGTTCGAGAAGATCGACCCCTACCTGCGGCCGCTCTACGACGCGCTGCACGACATGATCGACCCGGAGTCCATCCCGAAGCTGATGGCCGCCGGGACGATCGAGGTCGCGCCGCTGGCCTACATGCGTGGCCGCACCCTGAACGACGCGTTCATCATCCTCGACGAGGCGCAGAACACGACGCCCGAGCAGATGAAGATGTTCCTCACCCGGCTCGGCTTCGGCTCGAAGATCGTGGTGACCGGCGACATCACCCAGGTCGACCTGCCCGGCAGCTCCCGCTCCGGGCTCGCCGTCGTGCAGGACATCCTCGACGGCGTCGACGACGTGCACTTCTCGCACCTCGACAGCGCCGACGTCGTCCGGCACCGGCTCGTGTCCGACATCGTCGACGCCTACGCGCGGTTCGACGCCGTCTCCGAGCGCCGGGCCGCCGTCGGCGGTGGGAACGGGGCGCCCCGCAACGGTCCGCCGACCCGGCACGGCGGCCGCCGCCGGTGA